A single genomic interval of Danio aesculapii chromosome 5, fDanAes4.1, whole genome shotgun sequence harbors:
- the hapln1a gene encoding hyaluronan and proteoglycan link protein 1a isoform X2, with the protein MIALFSVALVVFASSLHVDAQAGGSRVKVYANRGDNITLPCRLDGQSTLFGNRIHWTKVEDDSKETDVLISMGFHKKAYGSYQDRAYLLEVDDSDATLVITDLDVNDYGTYKCEFIDGMNDMVLEVDLEVQGVVFPYSPRLGRYNLNFQNAVAACQEQDAVVASFEQLYGEWKSGLDWCNAGWLNDGTVQYPITKPREPCGGARATAGLRNYGQRDKSNSRYDVFCFTAGLKGRFYYLIQPKKLNFDEAVDACKRDGGEIAKVGHMFAAWKLQGYDRCDAGWLADGSVRYPISRPRKNCSPTEAAVRSVGFPDKKQKLYGVYCYKPQQ; encoded by the exons ATGATTGCTTTGTTTTCTGTGGCATTGGTGGTCTTTGCAAGCAGTCTGCATGTTGACGCACAAG CTGGTGGATCAAGGGTCAAGGTCTACGCCAACAGAGGTGACAATATAACTCTGCCCTGCAGACTGGATGGTCAATCCACTTTATTCGGAAACAGAATCCATTGGACCAAAGTTGAGGATGACTCAAAAGAAACTGACGTGCTCATCTCCATGGGCTTCCACAAGAAGGCCTACGGAAGTTATCAAGACCGTGCTTACCTGTTGGAGGTGGATGACAGTGATGCAACCCTGGTTATTACAGACCTAGATGTGAACGATTATGGCACATACAAGTGTGAGTTCATCGATGGTATGAATGACATGGTTCTTGAGGTGGATCTTGAAGTGCaag GGGTTGTTTTTCCATACTCTCCTCGTTTGGGACGGTACAACCTCAACTTCCAAAATGCCGTGGCAGCATGTCAGGAGCAGGATGCAGTGGTCGCCTCCTTCGAGCAGCTTTATGGGGAATGGAAAAGTGGGCTGGATTGGTGCAATGCCGGCTGGCTCAATGACGGAACTGTGCAGTATCCTATCACCAAACCCAGAGAGCCCTGTGGAGGTGCAAGGGCTACAGCTGGTCTGAGAAATTATGGCCAACGGGACAAGTCCAACAGCCGCTATGATGTGTTCTGCTTCACAGCCGGGCTTAAAG GGCGCTTTTACTACCTGATCCAGCCCAAGAAGCTCAACTTTGATGAGGCCGTCGATGCATGCAAGAGAGATGGAGGTGAGATCGCAAAGGTCGGCCATATGTTTGCAGCCTGGAAGCTGCAGGGATATGACCGTTGTGATGCCGGTTGGCTTGCTGATGGTAGCGTACGTTACCCGATCTCCAGGCCCAGGAAGAACTGCAGTCCCACGGAGGCTGCTGTTCGCTCTGTTGGCTTCCCCGACAAAAAGCAGAAGCTGTATGGTGTCTATTGCTATAAACCTCAGCAGTAA
- the hapln1a gene encoding hyaluronan and proteoglycan link protein 1a isoform X1 translates to MIALFSVALVVFASSLHVDAQAGGSRVKVYANRGDNITLPCRLDGQSTLFGNRIHWTKVEDDSKETDVLISMGFHKKAYGSYQDRAYLLEVDDSDATLVITDLDVNDYGTYKCEFIDGMNDMVLEVDLEVQGKDSRSFTGVVFPYSPRLGRYNLNFQNAVAACQEQDAVVASFEQLYGEWKSGLDWCNAGWLNDGTVQYPITKPREPCGGARATAGLRNYGQRDKSNSRYDVFCFTAGLKGRFYYLIQPKKLNFDEAVDACKRDGGEIAKVGHMFAAWKLQGYDRCDAGWLADGSVRYPISRPRKNCSPTEAAVRSVGFPDKKQKLYGVYCYKPQQ, encoded by the exons ATGATTGCTTTGTTTTCTGTGGCATTGGTGGTCTTTGCAAGCAGTCTGCATGTTGACGCACAAG CTGGTGGATCAAGGGTCAAGGTCTACGCCAACAGAGGTGACAATATAACTCTGCCCTGCAGACTGGATGGTCAATCCACTTTATTCGGAAACAGAATCCATTGGACCAAAGTTGAGGATGACTCAAAAGAAACTGACGTGCTCATCTCCATGGGCTTCCACAAGAAGGCCTACGGAAGTTATCAAGACCGTGCTTACCTGTTGGAGGTGGATGACAGTGATGCAACCCTGGTTATTACAGACCTAGATGTGAACGATTATGGCACATACAAGTGTGAGTTCATCGATGGTATGAATGACATGGTTCTTGAGGTGGATCTTGAAGTGCaag GGAAAGATTCTCGTTCTTTCACAGGGGTTGTTTTTCCATACTCTCCTCGTTTGGGACGGTACAACCTCAACTTCCAAAATGCCGTGGCAGCATGTCAGGAGCAGGATGCAGTGGTCGCCTCCTTCGAGCAGCTTTATGGGGAATGGAAAAGTGGGCTGGATTGGTGCAATGCCGGCTGGCTCAATGACGGAACTGTGCAGTATCCTATCACCAAACCCAGAGAGCCCTGTGGAGGTGCAAGGGCTACAGCTGGTCTGAGAAATTATGGCCAACGGGACAAGTCCAACAGCCGCTATGATGTGTTCTGCTTCACAGCCGGGCTTAAAG GGCGCTTTTACTACCTGATCCAGCCCAAGAAGCTCAACTTTGATGAGGCCGTCGATGCATGCAAGAGAGATGGAGGTGAGATCGCAAAGGTCGGCCATATGTTTGCAGCCTGGAAGCTGCAGGGATATGACCGTTGTGATGCCGGTTGGCTTGCTGATGGTAGCGTACGTTACCCGATCTCCAGGCCCAGGAAGAACTGCAGTCCCACGGAGGCTGCTGTTCGCTCTGTTGGCTTCCCCGACAAAAAGCAGAAGCTGTATGGTGTCTATTGCTATAAACCTCAGCAGTAA